The Epinephelus fuscoguttatus linkage group LG7, E.fuscoguttatus.final_Chr_v1 DNA window gtacgtgggcaactgtgcactcaatgggtatggactagttatttttgtttgtttgtttgtttgtttgtttgtttttacaaactaCCAGTCATCATAATCCATCCCATGGAAacatttgtaaataaaaatatgtatttaagaAATATCTAAAGTTTGGCCAAACACAGATTGTAAATTAGAGACAAATCAGTTGCTCTCAGTTTATTCAGATTTACAGACCCCAATATATTTTCAACTTAAAAGCATAGGTGTTCATGTGTAGTTGACATTAACATTTGTTTAATGTGACCCCAGAGTTTTACTCATCCACAGGTTAATCTTTGCAAAAGATGGTACAGGGCAGTGTCCTTTTGTAGACTTAGGTGATTAATGACAGCCATGGTAGTGTTTGCTCTGTACTTACTGCTAATCATTATCAAGACACGACAAAGTGCACAACATGTCACCACTGTTGTGTCGAAATCTTGGATCTGTAAAATATTATCTTTAAAGGAACTAAGAAAAACAGCCATGCTTTTAGCTCAAGCACAGTTTATTTGTGACACTATTTACGAGACTTTTAAAGGGTTTTACAGTACAATGGTACTTTTAAATGAAGTCAAAACATGAACTTTATTTGCAGTCCAGTCAATCTGTGATCTGACCAAGGAAAAACTGCAATACTAATCACTGAAGGTTTTATGTGATCCTTAGAGACACCCAAATAACATATTAAAAGTATACCAAAATATACTTAGTGGAACAAGGTAAATTCAGGGGTCAAAATTTAGGGCCTTAGTGTCACAGCATCACACTAACAAGGGCTTATCTCTGCTTCTGAACATGCCATTTACATGTAATTTATGTCTATATATTGGTTTTTAAGGATGTTCTTTCACATACAACTATCAGATATGACCTGTTCTGAATGTATATGTGCACTTTGGGGGTAACCTTTCATCAAAATGACCTTTTTTGAATCCTAAGTAGGGCTGGACAATATAGCAAAAATTATTAGCATAATATTTGGTGATAATGGTGCTAGTTTAAACAATATATTGATAACTACTGAAGCCTGAAGAAACCAGGGGGTTCATTCGGTAAATTATAGAATACACTTTATTTAACATAAAAGATAATAACATAAACATTAATTGTGCAAACAAAGCtgcatttaaaacatatttttagatGAAATAATATACTGAATATCATCTACATGTAAACATTTAACTTTCCAACAAGCTTTAACTGCCTTAACAAAGCAATACAAGTTGGTGTGCCTTGTAACATGAAAATAATGGTATAGTTATGGTATGGTACGTTTTCAGGTGATGTTACTGgcagacattttcagaattTATAGAATCTGTATCTCTCAATTTCAAGTCAATTAAACCATTCACTATCTCGGAATTTTCTCCACATACAAATATGTCTTAGCAATGTTTTCCATGAAaactaaagccctttttaaataggaattgtgcaaatttgcaggaaagcccaatcagtcttctttgagcattggcagtataaaaacaaaatcagggagtgcagtaaaatgccgcctgcctacttttgttcatacagaatgtgccttttttggggcaatgaggggcgtgagcaagtaacaaaacatgtagctcagcgtgtgacgtaaacagtgatgtgctCCGAGGGAAGGTGcggtcagtcctttggcaatTCTCGTATAATTTGGCcagtccttcaccgtccccatcatttgacggttaatggcctcttcatttgcgaggacaaggagggcgcacaattctttgtctccccaatTGCTCATCTTTGCTCTTGTGTCTTTCAGGTTtacgtttccctcttgctactagtactagctgctcattcctgctatcagctgtttcctgtttatccaccaccagtgggttgcacgtcatcaacagctcctcccacaagtcttcaacagcccctcctgtggcgGAAGGGCACCTCGttcttttaaaaccaaaaaggttccgccaataatACACTACGAGACGGAAAATttggcacctcggatcaactcgccaatccgactctgtgtgtctaaacgctcgcagcttgccggcaaaacggcccaacttTCGCTAAAAATCTGACAGTGTAAAGGGGCTTAAGATGCATTTcagcacacaaaacaaaaccttaaATGAGGCTAAGCTTGAAACATGCCCTGACTGTAGGCCTACATATTATCGTCACTCTATGTCCTCATCCAAATGTGCtgacatatgcacacacacacctctgcacTCTGTGCAGGCTTGGGAGCAATCTTGTCCTTGACAGTGGCATTTGAAAGGCATAGTGCCGCAACCTAACTTGCAGCTACACTGCACCAGCTCCAACAAGGACTGAAGAGCAGGGTCTTGGTTGGAATGGATAGGGATGAGGCATGAGTCTTGGATCCTCTAGCCCCATTCCGCTGGTGGTAACAAGTCTCCCATCCACTCCTGAATCTGATGATACACTCTGAAGCTATGACACTTGGCAGAGGGAGTTGTTGGTGGCAAGTTGCAAGGGTGCATAGCTGTTTTGCCATCAGTCATCCTAGCATAGAAGCGTTTCAGCCTGAGGTCGCTGAGAGAATCCATTTCTCCGCCTTTGTAGATAAGCAACATTGCCCTTTCACCTGCAGCAGCAATTTCATCCTTGGTAGCAGattgtttttgaaaatgctGGCCTGTTCTCTGAATGAGTCACTTTGTTGAACCAGACGCAGAGAGACCCTTTTCCCAACTCCAAACATGACATCTTAGGCTCAGACATGAAGTACACCTTGCCTTGCTGATAGAGGTGTAGCAGAAGAATGAGGAGGTCAGTGTCATCTCCAACAAGGGCGGTTGTTTGCTTCAATGCTGCTGTCACTGCTGTTTGATCTATTAGCACATCTGGGTCTCCCTGAACATTCAGCGTCTAACCCTGCAAATTTTAGTCCCTCCCCCAACCGGTTTATGaaacattgtttgttttcattgtttgacAGAAATTCTTGCTTTTCCAACCTCAGCATCACGGTTGACGTGAACGAAACCTTTGATCTAGTCTTCCTATTCCTTCTTTTATGGGCACCATCCTTAGTAGATGGCTGGCCGCTGTACCCATCAAACACAATCACCACTGACTGCCCATAATGTTTAAGAATGTAACCAATGTAAGTTTCCACTGTCTTCCCTATCTCCCAGGGTATTCAGTGGAGTAGGGCCCGGTGATCAAAGACGTATAGGATGTCTCTTTCTGGTGCATCATCATGTGGCACAGCGTTCCCAATTGCTTTTGCAATTTGGAGTTTGTTTGCTGGGAGAagcagtgtttttgtttccaaaaGGGCAGATGGATACCCACAGAGTTCGTACTTGAAGGCTTCAGCTAACTCATCTGCAGTTTGAACTGTTGCCTGCATATCTGTTATGCACCCCGCAAAATAAACAGCGCTCTTTGTATGAAAATGAGGGGCAAGACGATGTCCGCTTACAACCGACTACGCCTGCTTGGATACCTTGCTGCCGTTTCTTCAATTCAAACAAACAGTCAGAGCCAAAGAGtttctaatgcagctgtcagtcatgtcagtcgCTGCTCAAACTGTGGTTagactgtcaaactaggcagcattGATAAAATACGAATCAATAATTTGTATCTGCATTgcatatttctctcctcataaGTCTTCAGTTTTGGTGTACTGTTTAAGCCATAAAATTATAAAGTTTGTGACTCAGCCATCATGTTTAAAACAATCATGTGAAACCTTTAATTGTGTGTTGTtaatattttcaatatttcaatattttcattattatcattaattcTAGTTGTATTTACAGTGATATAATGGAAAAGCTTAGACCCAGTTTAGAAGGGAGCCCTGAGGCACAGAATGTAAGAGGTAATTTTGGACCAAAAATTGGGTGCTGGGGCAGTAGAACCCCAAATACAGGTATTCGACATTAAAATACTGTCTCAGAATGTGTTTTATTGGAAAGATTGACCCCCAAAATTTTAGGTGTCCCACTTTACCCAGACCATGTTGCTTTtgacttggaaaaaaaaaattgcactaAATCCATTAAAGTATACTTTTAATATGTGATATGTTGGGCCCTTTCTTACTAGTTAGATTGACTGGACTATTAGAGTTTGGCAACAATATACGGTACTGAAGAAAATTTCAACTATGTAGCACTTAAAAACCCCAGCAGTTGGTTGTGGGTTTTATAAGCCCAGTCTGTGGTCAGTGATGGGTTTTTTAAATCAATCACTGGAGTTTGTGTAAGAACACAAAACACTGTTCTTCCTTTGTCTAAATGACACCATTTAAACAGGTAGATAAAGCCAGCAATTTTCATGTCTGATAAGGGTATTATACTCATTGCTCATATAGATGTGTCTAATCTTATGGTAATGTTGTGTTATTCTGTTTGCATCTTAGGAGGAGCATTCCTCAGAAAGTTTGCCCGTGTCTCTAGCGGCAGCAGTGGCCAGTGGAAGTGTGCCTTCTGCCTAACAAGAGATGGTAAAGCAGTCAAAATCCAGAGGACTATATTCAGTGAGTGTTTCTACATCATGGCCATGGATGAACTGAGCAGGGTCGTTGGTGACAAGGAAATGCAGGTACAAACAATAATAGGTTGTACAACAATAACTAGAttatatattatacatattaTTGCCAGATTGTATGCTGCTAGTTTTAGGGCCTCAAGAATacagtgttggtcagtctgtcaaACTCTGCAGAGGATGATATTCTGACTGCTGACCAGAGTGCTATGAAATGGTATGAATATTCCTGATCCTCAGAGATGTTTATATGGTCAATTGAATGTGTTGGCAGCATAGACTGTTAAGATAATGGACAAAGCTACTGTttcatcacccactggtttgtggactctcgtTTCAAGCCTCAcgtttggcatttcagctgtcgccattttggggttttttgagccagaagtgaccatatttgggtgaggcgttggcactgtggaggagtgaggagtggTCTGACTGAGAAACCCAGGACACTATtggcctgtcactcaagcggcccacccttaattatgcttaACTTTAAgacttgataaaatgtaaatgggtgtgTCATGTAAAAAATTCGCCCCCGTACAGTTGACacgaatgttgaaattagctatagagactaaaactgttttttgtaccaggctgtaaattaCATGTCAGCActagagaaaggtctggaagCAACCATTATCATTCTgccagagggaaaaaaatctgatgTGTTCATTGCTATCTAACTACATGTGTTATGTAGACACATCATTCATCAGTGGTTCAGCTTACATGAAGCTTTTAGACCCTTTTAGTGCCGACATCACAATGGAATCATTTTATTAGCTAGAGGCAAAATACAACttgccaccacagggctgtaggctaggagtcttaaaatgttgtcttgttgtgttattgggaccCAGAATaaaaggagtcatggctcaataATTGAATTTGATCacataccagccgccactgcctgtcaacaaaaacGAAGACAACTACTGCGTGGTTAAATGtaataagaccaaaggactggatggAGGAAATAATCAAAAATGTATAGCGCACACCTCATATCAGCTTAGAggaaaagtatttactgttgcaGGGATGAGTAACATTATGTGTAtcaagggttatcatgtccaaaTAATCGGAAATTGGGGAGGTGTTAAGAgtaatattggatttctctgtaatgctaactttttagcgcattagctaacattagctttgaaagcaaaacaaactggaggaaaccattCAAGTATCgacctcctttgtaagattggcaaagtaatcaaccacaaagacggccatcccaccttcagcattcctgtcaaatcatccatccattgaGTGAGAGTACGGGtcggtcccgttggtcagtgtttactttttcaagtaacactcgTGGTCCTAGAGAGTGAgggacctgacatggtgcgttcataaattcagtctgtGGCTCtactacactaaaatgagagccctgctgGTCGAACTAGCGGAGCGttttatttctatatgaattaacaaatggtcaggttaatcacacattcactccgctcggcgctctgatGTGTGATCTtcccagacagagtgcccagaTTGCGCCCTGCCACTCCAAGAGTGCCGCGCTCTGAATAATTCAatggtacattcagacagcactCCGAATTTatgaacggtccagtttgtgccagagtgaaCTCCGGCACTCGGAATGGATATTTTTGAATGCATCACTTGCATCATCTTcttccattgtctaaaacaagccaacagaacttgctagctagcgttagctaatgtctgtggagaattgttttgcctgcagctaagccctgcccaccaaaaaacatcatactgtttactaacagtaaaagggtctatatgaAAGGTTCCATTTCTTGTTAAACATGCCTGAACGAGCTTAAGCCTCTCCTGCCATCCTAACAGCATTATCACACCATCACTCTGATAGGCTGCATTCTGCTCTGTTGTGTTGCTAGCTGGAGGCTGAACAGATGATGGAGCAGTTGATCCACTGGGTTCGGGTGGATTCGTCAGGCCTGGGTCGGCCCCAGCTTCCAGGAGATGTTCCCACCAACAGCATGGCAGTTCCCATGATGCTGTTGTGTCTGGTGCGACAGCTAACTGAAGGCCGGGGTCAGGAGGTTGTTCAGAAGTACAAAGAGCTGGCTAGCTGGTGTGTACATGAGATTCTCCAACACATCCAGGTATGGACACACAGAATATGACTGATGCTTTGTGGTTGAAATGACTTCATAAAGTGATGAAATTTAACATAGTTAATTTGAAGTGTATATATCAATATACCTTTTGAGTATAAAATGCTGCAAAGTTCAGCACAGCACAGTTCATTTGTTCATCCCTGCAAATCAGGTGGTTCTAGACTTGGTGACGTAGTGACTACTTGCAGTGAGCTACTCTAGATAGTGAGCTAACCgctaatgctgtgttcacactacgaGAGACATAGCAACAGGCTACAAGACATTTTCAATGGAAGCCGGTGACATGATGCCCCGCAGTCTTGAGCTTGCACATGCGCACACAAGTTTGAAACAGTGGCTCTgaaacaaatgcatgcacaaaTCTAAAACGGTGGCTCTCCCGCTCTGCAGGTGGATCTgttgctagctcacctagcaccactgagccagctaatgttacagctcaaccGAGAAacacgccattaatgtttatatctcaTGCTGTTATGAGCCTCTCGTGCATGAGAAGatacacacttccttctgtgcagtgatactgtTGGTGGGAATCTTTCAgtcgaaagaaaatagttcctacaaaAAACTGCTgacaataaggtctgtggattatcttgaataacctggggcctcatttataaacgTGGCGGACGCAAAGAAGGCAGCATACGGTACTTTCTACCCAAACTTTGGGATTTATAGAAAAAAATTTAAACTTGACGGGAAAATGTACAGACTTCCATGGAAGCTCTGACCCATGCGTACGCACAATAACTGTAGACATGAGAAACTGCGACCCCTGTGGCAGAAAGATGAAAAGGAAGAAATGTTGTGAATTTGATATAAAGACAGATATGACCTCTCACGTTTTATATATGAAGAGTGCACTTAAAACAAAACCATAAACAAATCAGGGAATTCCTTTTCACATGCAATCAATCAGTTGATTGGGGGCTATGAAAAGCAGCTGTCACAGTGTGCAAAGACGCACAATGGCTTATTTGCCACTGTTAGAGGATGTGGATGATGGGAGACTCCAGAGGGAGTGGATCTTCAGGGACCAGCAGGACCTACTGGCCAAAGATGATGAGTGGCTTATGAGCCAGTTCTGACAACCGCATGCGGTGCTACTGGATCTATGCGCTGCTTTGGGCTTGGCGTTACAAAGGAGCACCTGCAGGAACCAAGCTGTGCCGGTGCTGTGCTGCACAATGTGACGCAGCTGAAAACATGCCACTACCGCTTGATGCCCCGACCCAGACCTCTATCCCGGGCATTTGAGCAAAATGCTGCTGCGCGGCAGTGTCTGGATGTGATGCATCGCTTATGAAAACAAGACATATTTTAAGAAATAATTTGagtcaagaaaataataataataataatagtaataataattcattcattcatcttctaaccgcttcatcctcttgagggtcgtggggggctggagcctatcccagctgacatcaggcgagaggcagggtacaccctggacaggtcgccagactatcgcagggctggcacatagagacaaacaaccattcacgctcacattcacacctacggacaatttagagtcaccaattaacctagtccccaatctgcatgtctttggactgtgggaggaagctggagtgcccggagagaacccacgctgacacggggagaacatgcaaactccgcacagaataataataataatattacatttGACGTgctctctttgtgttgtttcttgTTAATGAATATTAATTCAGAGCATTTCACTGGCCGTTTATAGGCACTTATGGGTGGGGCAAGACGCTCCTTCACCTGCGCCGAAAGTCGAGTTGATTGTGATTCATAAAGGGAAACAGGTGTGGGACATGCGTGTGCACAGTATTATAAATCAGGATATTTTTGTGCGTAAGCACTTTCTGTGCTTTGTTTGTACGTCGCCTTTAGTCAACTTTCTTGCACACAGTTTTATGAATGAGGCCCCAGGTcattatttctggaaagagatattgctcttttcaaatgaaaaaatgatgaAACTGAATGACGatactgtgctgattgtatagatcttctgtgctgtggggggaagatgtgtgtgatacatccatgttttcacagacatggatgtaaactgtaagagaaacttgagtGGTGTGTGGAagcatacaaccacagggtggttattttagttttgtcttgtttcttgGTACAGAGAGATGGCACAGCTATTCTAGAGAGTGTGTCACTGGAGGGAGCAGAGCTGCCGGGTTGCCATGGCCGAGTGCAGAACCCAGGTAAACACTGCGCTGCCTGCTGGCCAATCAGCGAGACGAtagcaaacacagagactgCATGGGAGAGCTTGACTTGAACTATTTTCCTATTCTTTGTTGCCTACttcaacattttacatttttcattggTCCTCCCCACATGCTAACCCCTGCTGGCTCAGGCCATGCCCTGGAAGCAGGCTGGTTCCTACTTCAGTTCAGTGCAGAGCAGGGGGACGAGGAGCTCCAGAGGACTGCCATTAACAAGTTTGTGGAACTCCCTTATCAGAATGGCTGGGACAAAGAGCACGGCGGCCTCTTCTCTTTCCTGGATGTGGATGGTCACTGCCCCACACAGGTGAACCAACTATTGATACACATGATGGTGTTTTCCCTTAGATCATGGATGCTGCTGCATTTTCCTTGTACTAGATAGTGTAACTACAGATTGTTTTCCTTTGACTGATCATCAAATTTTAAATGCATCAGATCAGGTAGTCTGATCCTGCTTGTGTATTTGACAGCTGGAGTGGAGTATGAAGATGTGGTGGCCCCACTGTGAGGCTCTTATTGCCTTCCTGATGGCCTACAGTCAAACCAAGAAGTCAGAGCTGCTGGAGAGATTTTTCGAAGTTTATGAATACACCTTTGCCCATGTGAGTTTACACTGCAGTGTCAACAGGGCACAAAAGGACAACTGTACATTTTTTATCACTTCTTTAAATGGAAACTTAAACATACTGAGAAATGcacatttctctttcttttcaagAGTGAGAGATCAGCTCCATTACACATTaggttactttaaaaaaaaacaagtagtgcatttgaatttttatttacTCCCTgtagaatttttattttttacattactTGTTACATTACTTTTGCATTACACCATAACAACGGCTGCATCGTCATGGAATTGCCAATTAATGATAAAATGTTAAACCTTCCAAAAGCCCACATATCAGCACAAAATAAGGCTCAATAGGAGAATCAAGGCAGCACTGCGGTAGGTTGTAACTCGCTCAAATAAAACtacaaccccaattccaaaaaagttgggacactgtctaaaatgtaaataaaaacaatggaaTAATTTAAATACTATATACAGTCCAAAAACAGAAGATAGAAGAAGACGCTGCTTCAGTGTGACGCTGCTTCAGTGTGAGTGTATTTGGTGGCTGGAGGttaccagcctgtcgctcatgcGGCATTTGAAGGTAATTACAGGCACGGCCTTTATCGTGTTTAGAAATTagatagtccaccactaacattttgaCCCGTCTcgtcaatgaaaatgaaacatactTAGTCtgagtttttattatttagatctatttttagcttgtcGTCTCATTTTGGTCAAGGATAAAAGGTTGTTAACGAAAActtttcatcatagttttcgTCAATGACATTAACACTTGCTGACTGAGCAAGCACACTAAAGACTCTTGCCTGCTAAGCAGCTAACTTTTGCTTTAGCTCTCTGCTAACTttaatggggataaaataatgTAATCATGCGACTCTTCTAGACTTTGGAAATGGCAActgactgaatggatcaaattctgatagtgaaatgagtcatttcacaggGGTTGTGACACACAAAGAAATCCCCCCACTGATGTGTCTTTCCAAATTCTgtggggaaaagtctttttgagcCCGATGGCATCACACGATGGACCTGAATGGTGTAATTCCATGGTTAAGCCACCATGGGGAATGGGCCTCAAATCCCAGTGCTGTTCCTAGGGGCTTGGTTATCTCAACACTGTCTatgtgtgttactgtaattaCAGAGCTGCAGTGAGGACATGGTTAGCcaagcttagcataaaaactagGGATGGGTCACAATTTTtgaatagtcgttttatttttgaaaaatcgattttttaatgcgacttTTACTATTCGCCatcttatttcccccctttatttgacatgcaattcagctcctaaccgcagtataggattgctacagcggtgtgagatgggctaccagctagtttgatgctcttctacaaacaggagaaacatgcagagactactacttcgcgaggaatgtccgcagtcattcgggctttcatagtcgagtgCGTTTCCGCGTTGTATTTTCCtctaaaaatgtccgtgaaaaatccctgtgatgtgaaaaatacatgccaagcAGTCACCGGTGCGCGTAGCTCACcggagctttgcgcgcacagggcttgtggacgtcgctttgagtccgcgcggacctccgcagagtccgttccgcgtacgtttggcccgagtatgttcgggcctttaaagatgaatggatctctgtgtgcgtgtctccgggggtgggggtgggggggtggatTATTCGAAATATTGTCGAATAGTTGCCACTGTCTTGATGAGTAACATCCAGGTGCAGTGAATGTGTACAACATCACTGAGTGTTATCATCGCAGTTCACTCTTTTTCAAACTGTAAACTTAATGACTAACTTGCAGCTTCCCGTAACCTAAACTTTTAACAACTCATAAGGTCTTTGTTCTCACTCCTGTTGTGCATTTGTAGTGTGTTTCACAAACCAGAGGATGTTGGATATAGCTTGGTGAAATggtaaaaacatgtttcatactgtatatgctagggctgggtggtatggcctaaaatcaatatcacagtattatatttggggGATGCGGTGACAGTATGATATTGCGGTAttgtcttctctctttttttttttacaccttaaataaaataatttaaaaagccGTACAAGTCTAGGATGGAAACTATTTATCGTCAGAAGTAAAAGTTTGCTAATCCATCTATTATTGTGTATAAAACGTTATATAGTATGTATAAACTTaaagggaagagggagggcGGGTGGCTCCCAGGCCCCCTTCTCCCGCAGGCCTGGGTTTGGGGCAGGCCCCGTTCTGCCGCAGTAGCTGGAGTACTGCGGTATGAAGGTAACCACAAAAGCAGTACTGTGGCTTATGTTTACTGCGGTAAGTTACCATCACCGcgaataccgcccagccctagtatATGCCATTAAAACTAACATAAACTTCCTTGCATTACTTATCTAAACACAAGCTCTGCCTGATTTATGGCTGATTAAAGTGTTATTAAATAGCTGTTACTTTTCTTCCCTGCCAAGAGGACCTCAACTTGGAATTATTAAACCCCTGAGCAGGGCCAAAATATAGGTTTATACTAAAAGTACAGCGGAATACAAGACCCTGTGGCTACACCTTAAATTACGGGTCATTGCGTTCCTGCAGTGCAAAAGGCCTAAATGAGGATGTCAGGTTTGGTACTATCGTGTTTGAACAGAAACTAATAACCTGTGCTCATGCTATAGCTGGAGCCTGCACATAAGAGCTGCAAGGGTGAAATAGTTCCTGCACATACCTACCCACCGCCCTGGTTAAACAAATAAGAAAGAACATGTTAATCAGAGAGCCTATGAGGTGTCAGTGGACATAGCCAGGCTAGTAGTTGCcccccgtttccagtctttatgccaaGCTAGGCTAACTAGGTCCTTACTACTGCTCTGTACTTGAACACAGGGCTTATTGTAAGTTGCTTTGGAtaaaactgtcagctcaataaatgtaatgtaatgtaaattgcGTAACATTCAACTTAAATGCATGTCTTTTTGAATATACaaaatacatactgtatatttgtatgtttcagtGCAGTGTAGGCCtgatatactgtatttgtgtctgATTCTGTACAGTTTCCTGATGGTGAGTGTGGCGAGTGGTTCGGCTATTTGACACAAGAAGGGAAAGTGGCACTGGATTTTAAAGGAGGCCCCTTTAAAGGTAAGACCATAACTGAGATGGAGAATTAAATGAATGCCAAATCAACCTAAAAACTTGCCAGATGACCTGGATGAAATGCTACTGGAACACAGAGTAGCTTAAAACAGATCAGCACTGTAGCTGTTAGATGTATTTCTTGGCCGATAACAGCAAGGTTCACAAAAGTCCCATCATTGTAGTTGTCCTGTTAGGTTTGAGCTGGATATGAAACTAAGGCTTCATCTTAAGTCTCTTAAGCATCAAATAAAGCAACATCTGTTTCTGATGACAGCGGCAGCTGATTACTGCTGGATGGAGTTTGTTTCTGCCAACGTTCAGTGTGCTAACACCAGAAGTtggggacttgagtcacatgataACTTAAGTCTGACTCGAGTAGCAAATttaaggacttgagacttgcttgattaagggctcatttatgctcaatgttagaTGTGGAGACAAAGACAATTTGTccgtatttgtgcatgttttctgaaagcttacaaaTACATAGAAAATGGAGCAGCACCA harbors:
- the LOC125892012 gene encoding N-acylglucosamine 2-epimerase, whose protein sequence is MSPLLCSHCCLWSYDNRGERLQDSLYSFCLTWSTRKMSVAKLEECREQIRKALDNAVDFWLKYSHDTVHGGFFTCIGRNGKVYDELKYVWLQGRQVWMYCRLYRTMDRFRKPEILEAAKAGGAFLRKFARVSSGSSGQWKCAFCLTRDGKAVKIQRTIFSECFYIMAMDELSRVVGDKEMQLEAEQMMEQLIHWVRVDSSGLGRPQLPGDVPTNSMAVPMMLLCLVRQLTEGRGQEVVQKYKELASWCVHEILQHIQRDGTAILESVSLEGAELPGCHGRVQNPGHALEAGWFLLQFSAEQGDEELQRTAINKFVELPYQNGWDKEHGGLFSFLDVDGHCPTQLEWSMKMWWPHCEALIAFLMAYSQTKKSELLERFFEVYEYTFAHFPDGECGEWFGYLTQEGKVALDFKGGPFKGCFHVPRCLYMCERILDDLLANKD